A region from the Anomaloglossus baeobatrachus isolate aAnoBae1 chromosome 11, aAnoBae1.hap1, whole genome shotgun sequence genome encodes:
- the MPV17L gene encoding mpv17-like protein, whose amino-acid sequence MQAFLQFTKRHPWVTNVTIYGSLFASADAVQQKLSKGPNEQLDWKQTAKVGIVGFCFHANFNFFWLRFIERAFPGSAPKNVLRKVACDQLMAAPITISAFYTGLSLLDGEEDIFKNLKEKFLPTYKTGVLCWSVFQTINFSIVPPVIRTAYIGVCAFLWTTFLCYIRNRDIDQVTTKFLQTIPLVGNKMAHESGKEKEENEK is encoded by the exons ATGCAAGCTTTTCTCCAGTTCACGAAGAGACATCCGTGGGTTACAAATGTCACAATTTATGGCTCTCTCTTCGCATCAGCTGATGCCGTACAACAAAAACTCTCTAAAGGGCCGAATGAGCAACTAGACTGGAAGCAAACTGCTAAAGTCGGCATTGTAGGCTTCTgctttcacgccaattttaacttCTTTTGGCTGAGATTTATAGAACGGGCATTTCCAGGATCAGCTCCAAAGAATGTTCTAAGGAAAGTGGCATGTGACCAGTTAATGGCGGCACCCATAACCATCAGTGCTTTTTACACAG GTTTAAGTCTTCTGGATGGAGAGGAAGACATCTTTAAAAACCTTAAAGAGAAGTTTTTGCCTACCTACAAG ACTGGAGTGTTATGCTGGTCGGTGTTTCAG ACAATAAATTTCAGCATTGTACCTCCCGTCATCAGAACTGCCTACATTGGGGTATGCGCTTTTCTGTGGACCACGTTTCTCTGCTATATACGGAATAGAGATATTGATCAGGTGACCACAAAGTTTCTACAGACAATACCACTAGTTGGAAATAAAATGGCTCatgaatctggaaaagaaaaagaagaaaatgagAAATAA